The Thermodesulfobacteriota bacterium genome has a segment encoding these proteins:
- the cysE gene encoding serine O-acetyltransferase, whose translation MGILDEVKSDFNAVFERDPAARSSLEVIFAYPGFHAIVLHRMSHWLWNNHLEFLARVLSHISRALTGIEIHPGAKIGKSFFIDHGMGVVIGETSEIGDNVTIYHGVTLGGTSFTRGKRHPTIENNVTIGAGAKILGPLTVGANSKVGANSVVITDVPPNSTVVGVPGKTALREVYPGLEHNKLPDPEERAIQSLADQMKELEKRINSLESELEKTKQENKVLKVVKTK comes from the coding sequence ATGGGAATTCTGGATGAAGTCAAATCAGACTTTAATGCTGTATTCGAGAGAGACCCAGCCGCAAGAAGCTCCCTCGAAGTCATATTTGCCTACCCCGGTTTCCACGCCATAGTCCTTCACCGTATGTCCCACTGGCTATGGAATAACCATTTGGAATTTCTAGCAAGGGTGCTGTCTCATATTTCTCGCGCCCTTACCGGAATCGAGATTCATCCCGGGGCCAAGATCGGAAAGAGCTTTTTCATCGACCACGGCATGGGCGTGGTGATTGGAGAGACTTCCGAAATAGGAGATAACGTAACCATCTATCACGGGGTTACTCTGGGCGGAACCAGTTTTACCAGGGGAAAGAGGCATCCGACCATTGAAAACAACGTTACGATCGGAGCGGGGGCGAAGATTCTGGGCCCGTTAACTGTTGGGGCCAACAGCAAAGTAGGAGCTAATTCTGTGGTAATTACTGATGTCCCGCCTAACTCAACCGTGGTAGGTGTCCCAGGAAAGACTGCCTTGAGGGAAGTTTACCCCGGCCTTGAGCACAACAAGCTTCCCGACCCCGAAGAACGCGCTATCCAATCCCTGGCCGACCAGATGAAGGAACTAGAGAAGCGGATTAATTCTTTGGAGTCCGAGTTGGAAAAAACCAAACAAGAGAATAAAGTCCTCAAAGTGGTAAAGACAAAGTAA
- a CDS encoding glycerophosphodiester phosphodiesterase family protein, with protein MQNSQKRHFYKIAHRGASAYEPENTLRSFRRALDMGADLIEFDIRLSSDGHLIVIHDKKVDRTTDGTGLVREMTLGQLKKLDAGKGEKIPTFEEVIDFGKGKTRFVVELKEGGTEEKIVNLIRENDLFQDVVIVSYHSKLVKNVKALEPRVSTGLISLLPFNAVGNGKESLVNIIAPFHYLVTKGLVERVHRNGMFLFTWVVDNQKRAERLKEIGVDGIVTNKPDIK; from the coding sequence ATGCAAAATAGCCAAAAACGCCATTTCTATAAAATTGCCCATCGCGGTGCGAGTGCATACGAGCCTGAAAACACCCTTCGTTCTTTCCGGCGGGCACTGGATATGGGAGCCGATTTAATCGAGTTTGATATAAGGCTGTCTTCGGATGGACATTTGATAGTCATACATGATAAAAAGGTGGACAGGACAACCGATGGAACCGGCCTGGTAAGAGAAATGACGCTCGGTCAACTGAAGAAACTGGACGCTGGAAAGGGAGAGAAGATTCCCACCTTCGAGGAAGTAATTGATTTCGGTAAAGGGAAAACAAGGTTTGTAGTTGAGCTAAAAGAAGGAGGAACCGAGGAAAAGATTGTTAATCTAATAAGAGAAAATGACTTGTTTCAAGACGTGGTTATAGTCTCTTATCATAGCAAATTGGTTAAAAACGTAAAGGCGCTTGAACCTAGGGTATCCACCGGACTTATCTCTCTTCTCCCTTTTAATGCCGTGGGAAACGGAAAAGAATCCCTGGTGAATATTATCGCCCCGTTTCATTATCTGGTCACCAAGGGCCTTGTGGAAAGGGTTCACCGGAACGGCATGTTCCTTTTTACCTGGGTCGTTGACAATCAAAAAAGGGCGGAAAGGTTAAAGGAGATCGGGGTAGATGGAATTGTAACCAATAAACCCGATATAAAATAG